The following proteins come from a genomic window of Panicum hallii strain FIL2 chromosome 8, PHallii_v3.1, whole genome shotgun sequence:
- the LOC112903386 gene encoding putative disease resistance protein RGA4 isoform X1 has translation MPKLEAMLVSSVLSVVSQQIGATIRGHIRLQWDFNKDLIKMKMALESVQAVLKDAERQSIQDATVRLWLKRLKDAMYAISDMLDEFESGNKPARWKFAAMIPGIAIGPRFSMANKMKKMREELENITNQHQNFRFTTDISSIVQPFLDERETDSYLNDQTLIVGRTEEKIRITDSLYESTMEGITILPIYGIGGIGKTTLAKLVFNDTLFKDYSQVWIYVSQIFNLNKIGNSVISQLSKGESHIAEKQRMRTRLAELLSAAGKKILIVLDDLWEENEIQLEELKGMLTVGGEGGKVIVIVTTRDEAIAKKICTVHPYKLPPLADERCWDIIKQKCAFEARDDKDHVESIGRDIAMKCGGVALAAQALGYMLKPLTFGEWEAVKNSDFWNLPAFEDEPSPQRNVLACLLLSYKSMPSHLKLCFAYCAIFPKGHKIVKDDLIHQWIAHDFVAPSSIFSTRQLCESYVKQLLGLSFLQHAKSFSTNVVHGRDVSLFTMHDLVHDLARFVMADELHDTGKVRSIWGSNCRYAVVTDCSKPLNSSVISPSTIRALHFQGCGNVVLHGVAFSFAKYLRVLDLSACFIQKLPDSISELRQLRYLNAPRVQNQMLPMSITNLSKLKYLNLHGSSITSLPGPIGEMKCLKYLDLSFCQHINELPCSFVGLTQLDHLDLSNCSGVKIFPELLAWLTELVHLDLAECSYFQGTGEILGDLTKLQYLNLSQRFSRVENLVGLQEGISNLTELRYLGLSGSMASIFCSPLTDDLEGFIDSISTLPNLEHLNLSRNSIITFIPECIAKLRKLHTLDLSDCDNLGRIPGSIASMDNLKILNVKGCDQLNEPKIFRPNSFALLPHFVVHSDDGGSSSNISLLRQAYPDELKITRLELVKFAQEAQSINLMKKLRIEKLKLDWTTHAQRSLEDIQVLRELVPPSTLKEFEIHGYNSKRFPSWFMAIANYLPNLVKIEMEDLPKCIILPPLGQLQSLEKLAIRGMDGITKIDESFSGGKARAFPRLKAFELRCMKSLEEWDTMYSYGEGGVKEFMFPNLKELTISECPRLRLKPHPPRAKNWIVRNSDNVMSSWGERGHTGAFFFAPGTNLHVVSCGVPLHQWRLLHHLLGLTHLKIEHCSDLSSSSQIAEDLFTLQSLHLTHYLGDNNQSKLPEWLGDLTNLQMLVIDGYPELVAPVEIVEKLTCLQSLRLLHCKSMTTLPEWLGGLTSLKHLEITDCPALNNLHKSMQKLSTLHSLTIKNCDSLLSPLEWLGSLFALEELYILDCEGIKSFPESIENLSRLKELQISGCPDLEQWCESDRITWKLSRIKGKRISE, from the exons ATGCCGAAGCTGGAGGCCATGCTCGTCTCCTCCGTCCTGAGCGTGGTGAGCCAGCAGATCGGCGCCACCATCAGAGGCCATATCAGGCTGCAGTGGGACTTCAACAAGGACCTCATCAAGATGAAGATGGCGCTGGAGTCGGTCCAGGCCGTGCTCAAGGACGCCGAGAGGCAGTCGATCCAGGATGCGACGGTGCGGCTGTGGCTCAAGCGCCTCAAGGACGCCATGTATGCCATCTCCGACATGCTCGATGAGTTTGAGTCCGGCAACAAACCGGCTCGATGGAAG TTTGCAGCTATGATCCCTGGTATCGCAATTGGTCCCAGGTTTTCTATGGCTAATAAGATGAAGAAAATGAGAGAGGAATTGGAGAACATCACAAATCAACACCAGAATTTCAGATTCACAACAGACATCAGCTCCATTGTTCAGCCATTTCTTGATGAACGGGAAACAGATTCATACTTGAATGATCAAACACTCATTGTAGGGAGGACGGAAGAGAAAATAAGAATAACGGATTCCTTATATGAGAGCACGATGGAAGGCATCACAATCCTTCCTATCTATGGCATTGGAGGCATTGGCAAGACAACCTTAGCAAAACTGGTTTTCAATGATACCCTATTCAAAGATTATTCGCAGGTATGGATCTACGTGTCTCAGAtatttaatttgaataaaatTGGCAACTCTGTAATATCGCAATTATCAAAAGGGGAGAGTCATATAGCTGAAAAGCAAAGGATGCGCACCCGTCTTGCGGAGCTACTTTCTGCTGCCGGCAAGAAAATTTTGATTGTTTTAGATGACCTGTGGGAAGAAAACGAAATCCAATTGGAAGAACTGAAGGGTATGTTAACGGTTGGAGGAGAGGGTGGAAAGGTCATTGTCATAGTAACCACACGCGACGAAGCCATTGCCAAGAAAATTTGCACTGTTCATCCATACAAGTTACCACCTTTGGCGGATGAAAGGTGCTGGGATATAATCAAACAAAAATGTGCCTTTGAAGCTAGAGATGATAAAGATCATGTAGAGTCGATAGGAAGGGACATCGCAATGAAGTGCGGAGGTGTCGCTTTGGCGGCTCAAGCACTTGGATACATGTTGAAACCTTTGACTTTCGGTGAATGGGAGGCGGTGAAAAATAGTGATTTCTGGAATTTGCCTGCTTTTGAAGATGAACCTTCTCCACAGCGCAATGTGCTTGCATGCTTGCTATTGAGCTATAAGAGTATGCCATCACACTTGAAGTTATGCTTTGCATATTGTGCAATCTTCCCGAAAGGCCACAAGATAGTTAAAGATGATCTGATTCACCAATGGATTGCTCATGATTTCGTTGCACCATCTAGCATATTCTCTACTAGGCAACTTTGCGAGAGTTATGTCAAGCAGCTTTTGGGATTGTCCTTCCTTCAACATGCCAAGTCATTTTCA ACTAATGTAGTGCATGGCCGAGATGTTTCATTGTTCACTATGCATGACTTGGTGCATGACCTCGCGAGATTTGTCATGGCTGATGAACTTCATGACACTGGCAAAGTTCGAAGCATTTGGGGAAGCAATTGCCGCTATGCTGTGGTCACAGATTGTAGCAAGCCGCTAAATTCATCTGTGATTTCTCCTTCAACAATAAGGGCGCTGCATTTTCAAGGCTGCGGCAACGTTGTACTTCATGGTGTTGCATTTTCATTTGCCAAGTATCTACGCGTGTTGGATTTAAGTGCATGTTTCATACAGAAGTTGCCGGATTCCATCAGTGAACTAAGACAGCTGAGGTATCTTAATGCTCCAAGGGTTCAAAATCAAATGCTTCCCATGTCTATCACCAACCTTTCGAAATTAAAGTATCTAAACCTTCATGGATCGTCAATCACATCACTGCCTGGGCCGATTGGTGAAATGAAATGTCTGAAGTATCTTGATTTATCTTTCTGTCAGCATATAAATGAACTCCCATGTTCATTTGTGGGGCTAACACAGCTGGACCATCTAGATTTATCAAACTGTTCAGGTGTTAAAATCTTTCCTGAATTATTAGCATGGCTAACAGAGTTGGTGCATCTGGATTTAGCAGAGTGCAGTTATTTTCAAGGTACAGGGGAGATTCTGGGTGATCTTACAAAACTTCAATATCTGAATTTATCTCAAAGATTTTCGAGAGTAGAAAATTTGGTTGGATTGCAAGAAGGGATCAGCAATCTCACAGAACTCCGATACTTAGGTCTATCAGGGAGTATGGCCTCTATCTTCTGCAGCCCATTGACAGATGATCTGGAAGGCTTCATTGACAGTATCAGTACCCTTCCGAATCTAGAGCATCTGAACTTATCTCGGAATAGTATCATAACCTTCATACCTGAGTGTATTGCCAAGTTAAGGAAGCTGCATACACTGGACCTCTCCGATTGCGACAATCTAGGGAGGATTCCAGGTAGTATAGCTAGTATGGACAATCTCAAGATCCTCAATGTGAAGGGCTGTGATCAACTTAATGAGCCCAAAATCTTTCGACCCAACTCTTTTGCATTATTGCCACACTTTGTAGTCCACAGTGATGATGGTGGTTCCAGTAGTAATATTAGTCTGCTTCGGCAAGCATATCCTGATGAGCTGAAGATAACTAGACTTGAACTTGTCAAGTTCGCACAAGAGGCTCAGAGTATAAACCTGATGAAAAAACTAAGAATAGAAAAACTGAAACTTGACTGGACTACACACGCTCAGAGGTCTTTGGAGGACATACAAGTGTTGAGAGAGCTAGTACCACCAAGCACCTTGAAGGAGTTTGAGATACATGGTTATAATAGTAAACGCTTTCCATCCTGGTTTATGGCCATTGCAAATTACCTTCCAAATCTTGTCAAAATTGAGATGGAGGACTTGCCTAAGTGCATTATTTTGCCACCACTTGGTCAATTACAAAGCCTGGAAAAGCTAGCTATCAGAGGAATGGATGGCATCACAAAAATCGATGAAAGTTTCTCTGGTGGGAAAGCGAGAGCCTTTCCTCGACTGAAGGCATTTGAACTAAGATGTATGAAAAGCCTTGAAGAGTGGGATACAATGTACTCATATGGAGAAGGTGGAGTGAAGGAATTCATGTTCCCTAACCTTAAAGAGTTGACAATAAGTGAATGCCCCAGGTTAAGGTTGAAACCACATCCCCCAAGAGCTAAGAATTGGATTGTACGGAACAGTGATAATGTAATGTCTTCATGGGGTGAGAGAGGGCACACTGGTGCTTTTTTCTTTGCTCCAGGAACTAATCTGCATGTTGTATCCTGCGGCGTGCCTCTGCATCAATGGAGGTTGCTTCACCATCTCCTTGGACTGACTCATTTAAAAATTGAGCATTGCAGTGATCTGAGCAGCTCATCACAAATTGCCGAAGATCTCTTCACCCTCCAATCACTGCATCTGACCCACTACTTAGGAGACAATAATCAATCAAAACTTCCAGAATGGTTGGGTGATCTCACAAATCTACAGATGTTAGTAATCGATGGGTACCCCGAGCTAGTAGCACCGGTAGAGATCGTTGAGAAACTCACTTGCCTACAATCTCTGCGGTTGTTGCATTGTAAAAGCATGACAACACTACCTGAATGGTTGGGAGGACTCACCTCTCTCAAGCACCTGGAGATCACAGACTGCCCAGCACTGAATAATTTGCACAAGAGCATGCAAAAGCTCTCCACCCTCCATTCGCTAACAATAAAAAATTGTGATAGCTTGTTGTCACCTCTAGAATGGTTGGGTAGCCTTTTTGCTCTAGAAGAACTATATATCTTGGATTGCGAGGGCATCAAGTCTTTTCCAGAGAGTATAGAAAATCTGTCTAGGCTCAAAGAACTACAAATTTCTGGCTGCCCTGATTTGGAGCAGTGGTGCGAATCAGATAGGATCACATGGAAGCTCTCTCGCATAAAAGGAAAG CGTATCAGTGAATAA
- the LOC112903386 gene encoding putative disease resistance protein RGA3 isoform X5: MPKLEAMLVSSVLSVVSQQIGATIRGHIRLQWDFNKDLIKMKMALESVQAVLKDAERQSIQDATVRLWLKRLKDAMYAISDMLDEFESGNKPARWKFAAMIPGIAIGPRFSMANKMKKMREELENITNQHQNFRFTTDISSIVQPFLDERETDSYLNDQTLIVGRTEEKIRITDSLYESTMEGITILPIYGIGGIGKTTLAKLVFNDTLFKDYSQVWIYVSQIFNLNKIGNSVISQLSKGESHIAEKQRMRTRLAELLSAAGKKILIVLDDLWEENEIQLEELKGMLTVGGEGGKVIVIVTTRDEAIAKKICTVHPYKLPPLADERCWDIIKQKCAFEARDDKDHVESIGRDIAMKCGGVALAAQALGYMLKPLTFGEWEAVKNSDFWNLPAFEDEPSPQRNVLACLLLSYKSMPSHLKLCFAYCAIFPKGHKIVKDDLIHQWIAHDFVAPSSIFSTRQLCESYVKQLLGLSFLQHAKSFSRISE; encoded by the exons ATGCCGAAGCTGGAGGCCATGCTCGTCTCCTCCGTCCTGAGCGTGGTGAGCCAGCAGATCGGCGCCACCATCAGAGGCCATATCAGGCTGCAGTGGGACTTCAACAAGGACCTCATCAAGATGAAGATGGCGCTGGAGTCGGTCCAGGCCGTGCTCAAGGACGCCGAGAGGCAGTCGATCCAGGATGCGACGGTGCGGCTGTGGCTCAAGCGCCTCAAGGACGCCATGTATGCCATCTCCGACATGCTCGATGAGTTTGAGTCCGGCAACAAACCGGCTCGATGGAAG TTTGCAGCTATGATCCCTGGTATCGCAATTGGTCCCAGGTTTTCTATGGCTAATAAGATGAAGAAAATGAGAGAGGAATTGGAGAACATCACAAATCAACACCAGAATTTCAGATTCACAACAGACATCAGCTCCATTGTTCAGCCATTTCTTGATGAACGGGAAACAGATTCATACTTGAATGATCAAACACTCATTGTAGGGAGGACGGAAGAGAAAATAAGAATAACGGATTCCTTATATGAGAGCACGATGGAAGGCATCACAATCCTTCCTATCTATGGCATTGGAGGCATTGGCAAGACAACCTTAGCAAAACTGGTTTTCAATGATACCCTATTCAAAGATTATTCGCAGGTATGGATCTACGTGTCTCAGAtatttaatttgaataaaatTGGCAACTCTGTAATATCGCAATTATCAAAAGGGGAGAGTCATATAGCTGAAAAGCAAAGGATGCGCACCCGTCTTGCGGAGCTACTTTCTGCTGCCGGCAAGAAAATTTTGATTGTTTTAGATGACCTGTGGGAAGAAAACGAAATCCAATTGGAAGAACTGAAGGGTATGTTAACGGTTGGAGGAGAGGGTGGAAAGGTCATTGTCATAGTAACCACACGCGACGAAGCCATTGCCAAGAAAATTTGCACTGTTCATCCATACAAGTTACCACCTTTGGCGGATGAAAGGTGCTGGGATATAATCAAACAAAAATGTGCCTTTGAAGCTAGAGATGATAAAGATCATGTAGAGTCGATAGGAAGGGACATCGCAATGAAGTGCGGAGGTGTCGCTTTGGCGGCTCAAGCACTTGGATACATGTTGAAACCTTTGACTTTCGGTGAATGGGAGGCGGTGAAAAATAGTGATTTCTGGAATTTGCCTGCTTTTGAAGATGAACCTTCTCCACAGCGCAATGTGCTTGCATGCTTGCTATTGAGCTATAAGAGTATGCCATCACACTTGAAGTTATGCTTTGCATATTGTGCAATCTTCCCGAAAGGCCACAAGATAGTTAAAGATGATCTGATTCACCAATGGATTGCTCATGATTTCGTTGCACCATCTAGCATATTCTCTACTAGGCAACTTTGCGAGAGTTATGTCAAGCAGCTTTTGGGATTGTCCTTCCTTCAACATGCCAAGTCATTTTCA CGTATCAGTGAATAA
- the LOC112903386 gene encoding putative disease resistance protein RGA4 isoform X3 — protein sequence MEGRTEEKIRITDSLYESTMEGITILPIYGIGGIGKTTLAKLVFNDTLFKDYSQVWIYVSQIFNLNKIGNSVISQLSKGESHIAEKQRMRTRLAELLSAAGKKILIVLDDLWEENEIQLEELKGMLTVGGEGGKVIVIVTTRDEAIAKKICTVHPYKLPPLADERCWDIIKQKCAFEARDDKDHVESIGRDIAMKCGGVALAAQALGYMLKPLTFGEWEAVKNSDFWNLPAFEDEPSPQRNVLACLLLSYKSMPSHLKLCFAYCAIFPKGHKIVKDDLIHQWIAHDFVAPSSIFSTRQLCESYVKQLLGLSFLQHAKSFSTNVVHGRDVSLFTMHDLVHDLARFVMADELHDTGKVRSIWGSNCRYAVVTDCSKPLNSSVISPSTIRALHFQGCGNVVLHGVAFSFAKYLRVLDLSACFIQKLPDSISELRQLRYLNAPRVQNQMLPMSITNLSKLKYLNLHGSSITSLPGPIGEMKCLKYLDLSFCQHINELPCSFVGLTQLDHLDLSNCSGVKIFPELLAWLTELVHLDLAECSYFQGTGEILGDLTKLQYLNLSQRFSRVENLVGLQEGISNLTELRYLGLSGSMASIFCSPLTDDLEGFIDSISTLPNLEHLNLSRNSIITFIPECIAKLRKLHTLDLSDCDNLGRIPGSIASMDNLKILNVKGCDQLNEPKIFRPNSFALLPHFVVHSDDGGSSSNISLLRQAYPDELKITRLELVKFAQEAQSINLMKKLRIEKLKLDWTTHAQRSLEDIQVLRELVPPSTLKEFEIHGYNSKRFPSWFMAIANYLPNLVKIEMEDLPKCIILPPLGQLQSLEKLAIRGMDGITKIDESFSGGKARAFPRLKAFELRCMKSLEEWDTMYSYGEGGVKEFMFPNLKELTISECPRLRLKPHPPRAKNWIVRNSDNVMSSWGERGHTGAFFFAPGTNLHVVSCGVPLHQWRLLHHLLGLTHLKIEHCSDLSSSSQIAEDLFTLQSLHLTHYLGDNNQSKLPEWLGDLTNLQMLVIDGYPELVAPVEIVEKLTCLQSLRLLHCKSMTTLPEWLGGLTSLKHLEITDCPALNNLHKSMQKLSTLHSLTIKNCDSLLSPLEWLGSLFALEELYILDCEGIKSFPESIENLSRLKELQISGCPDLEQWCESDRITWKLSRIKGKRISE from the exons ATGGAAG GGAGGACGGAAGAGAAAATAAGAATAACGGATTCCTTATATGAGAGCACGATGGAAGGCATCACAATCCTTCCTATCTATGGCATTGGAGGCATTGGCAAGACAACCTTAGCAAAACTGGTTTTCAATGATACCCTATTCAAAGATTATTCGCAGGTATGGATCTACGTGTCTCAGAtatttaatttgaataaaatTGGCAACTCTGTAATATCGCAATTATCAAAAGGGGAGAGTCATATAGCTGAAAAGCAAAGGATGCGCACCCGTCTTGCGGAGCTACTTTCTGCTGCCGGCAAGAAAATTTTGATTGTTTTAGATGACCTGTGGGAAGAAAACGAAATCCAATTGGAAGAACTGAAGGGTATGTTAACGGTTGGAGGAGAGGGTGGAAAGGTCATTGTCATAGTAACCACACGCGACGAAGCCATTGCCAAGAAAATTTGCACTGTTCATCCATACAAGTTACCACCTTTGGCGGATGAAAGGTGCTGGGATATAATCAAACAAAAATGTGCCTTTGAAGCTAGAGATGATAAAGATCATGTAGAGTCGATAGGAAGGGACATCGCAATGAAGTGCGGAGGTGTCGCTTTGGCGGCTCAAGCACTTGGATACATGTTGAAACCTTTGACTTTCGGTGAATGGGAGGCGGTGAAAAATAGTGATTTCTGGAATTTGCCTGCTTTTGAAGATGAACCTTCTCCACAGCGCAATGTGCTTGCATGCTTGCTATTGAGCTATAAGAGTATGCCATCACACTTGAAGTTATGCTTTGCATATTGTGCAATCTTCCCGAAAGGCCACAAGATAGTTAAAGATGATCTGATTCACCAATGGATTGCTCATGATTTCGTTGCACCATCTAGCATATTCTCTACTAGGCAACTTTGCGAGAGTTATGTCAAGCAGCTTTTGGGATTGTCCTTCCTTCAACATGCCAAGTCATTTTCA ACTAATGTAGTGCATGGCCGAGATGTTTCATTGTTCACTATGCATGACTTGGTGCATGACCTCGCGAGATTTGTCATGGCTGATGAACTTCATGACACTGGCAAAGTTCGAAGCATTTGGGGAAGCAATTGCCGCTATGCTGTGGTCACAGATTGTAGCAAGCCGCTAAATTCATCTGTGATTTCTCCTTCAACAATAAGGGCGCTGCATTTTCAAGGCTGCGGCAACGTTGTACTTCATGGTGTTGCATTTTCATTTGCCAAGTATCTACGCGTGTTGGATTTAAGTGCATGTTTCATACAGAAGTTGCCGGATTCCATCAGTGAACTAAGACAGCTGAGGTATCTTAATGCTCCAAGGGTTCAAAATCAAATGCTTCCCATGTCTATCACCAACCTTTCGAAATTAAAGTATCTAAACCTTCATGGATCGTCAATCACATCACTGCCTGGGCCGATTGGTGAAATGAAATGTCTGAAGTATCTTGATTTATCTTTCTGTCAGCATATAAATGAACTCCCATGTTCATTTGTGGGGCTAACACAGCTGGACCATCTAGATTTATCAAACTGTTCAGGTGTTAAAATCTTTCCTGAATTATTAGCATGGCTAACAGAGTTGGTGCATCTGGATTTAGCAGAGTGCAGTTATTTTCAAGGTACAGGGGAGATTCTGGGTGATCTTACAAAACTTCAATATCTGAATTTATCTCAAAGATTTTCGAGAGTAGAAAATTTGGTTGGATTGCAAGAAGGGATCAGCAATCTCACAGAACTCCGATACTTAGGTCTATCAGGGAGTATGGCCTCTATCTTCTGCAGCCCATTGACAGATGATCTGGAAGGCTTCATTGACAGTATCAGTACCCTTCCGAATCTAGAGCATCTGAACTTATCTCGGAATAGTATCATAACCTTCATACCTGAGTGTATTGCCAAGTTAAGGAAGCTGCATACACTGGACCTCTCCGATTGCGACAATCTAGGGAGGATTCCAGGTAGTATAGCTAGTATGGACAATCTCAAGATCCTCAATGTGAAGGGCTGTGATCAACTTAATGAGCCCAAAATCTTTCGACCCAACTCTTTTGCATTATTGCCACACTTTGTAGTCCACAGTGATGATGGTGGTTCCAGTAGTAATATTAGTCTGCTTCGGCAAGCATATCCTGATGAGCTGAAGATAACTAGACTTGAACTTGTCAAGTTCGCACAAGAGGCTCAGAGTATAAACCTGATGAAAAAACTAAGAATAGAAAAACTGAAACTTGACTGGACTACACACGCTCAGAGGTCTTTGGAGGACATACAAGTGTTGAGAGAGCTAGTACCACCAAGCACCTTGAAGGAGTTTGAGATACATGGTTATAATAGTAAACGCTTTCCATCCTGGTTTATGGCCATTGCAAATTACCTTCCAAATCTTGTCAAAATTGAGATGGAGGACTTGCCTAAGTGCATTATTTTGCCACCACTTGGTCAATTACAAAGCCTGGAAAAGCTAGCTATCAGAGGAATGGATGGCATCACAAAAATCGATGAAAGTTTCTCTGGTGGGAAAGCGAGAGCCTTTCCTCGACTGAAGGCATTTGAACTAAGATGTATGAAAAGCCTTGAAGAGTGGGATACAATGTACTCATATGGAGAAGGTGGAGTGAAGGAATTCATGTTCCCTAACCTTAAAGAGTTGACAATAAGTGAATGCCCCAGGTTAAGGTTGAAACCACATCCCCCAAGAGCTAAGAATTGGATTGTACGGAACAGTGATAATGTAATGTCTTCATGGGGTGAGAGAGGGCACACTGGTGCTTTTTTCTTTGCTCCAGGAACTAATCTGCATGTTGTATCCTGCGGCGTGCCTCTGCATCAATGGAGGTTGCTTCACCATCTCCTTGGACTGACTCATTTAAAAATTGAGCATTGCAGTGATCTGAGCAGCTCATCACAAATTGCCGAAGATCTCTTCACCCTCCAATCACTGCATCTGACCCACTACTTAGGAGACAATAATCAATCAAAACTTCCAGAATGGTTGGGTGATCTCACAAATCTACAGATGTTAGTAATCGATGGGTACCCCGAGCTAGTAGCACCGGTAGAGATCGTTGAGAAACTCACTTGCCTACAATCTCTGCGGTTGTTGCATTGTAAAAGCATGACAACACTACCTGAATGGTTGGGAGGACTCACCTCTCTCAAGCACCTGGAGATCACAGACTGCCCAGCACTGAATAATTTGCACAAGAGCATGCAAAAGCTCTCCACCCTCCATTCGCTAACAATAAAAAATTGTGATAGCTTGTTGTCACCTCTAGAATGGTTGGGTAGCCTTTTTGCTCTAGAAGAACTATATATCTTGGATTGCGAGGGCATCAAGTCTTTTCCAGAGAGTATAGAAAATCTGTCTAGGCTCAAAGAACTACAAATTTCTGGCTGCCCTGATTTGGAGCAGTGGTGCGAATCAGATAGGATCACATGGAAGCTCTCTCGCATAAAAGGAAAG CGTATCAGTGAATAA